Below is a window of Yersinia kristensenii DNA.
CGCAGCCTCACAGACTCGTCATTGGCAGCATGAATGTATGCCTGACCGCAGCTTAATACTCAGTTCCACAGGAAACATTCACAGTAAATTCACGCAGCTAAAATCGCCTGATAATTCCACATTGGCGGGCAACCTGAATCTGTACCCAGGCGCGCCAATCACCTTGTCAGTCAACCACCTGAGTGGAGAGGCAAATAATGAAACCTTTGCTATTCGCTGTAGCTAATTTATTGCCACTGAATGTCTTTGCCACCATCGATATTCAGCCGCATGTATTGGAAATGCAGCAATCCAAAGCCGTGGTCAATGTGATTAATCGAGGTGTAAACACAGAGTACATTAGGGTGCAACTGTCTCAGTTAAATAACCCAGGAGAGTCCCCCAAGCGCGAGTCATTAACTCCTGTCGGGGAGCAACCTCATCCGATGCTGTTTGCCACGCCGTCCAAACTGACACTTGGCCCAAAGCAAAGCGCGAGAATAATCATTAAAGCATTGCAATCACCCGATAAAGAACACGTTTATAGATTATCTGTCGCGCCTGAGAACACTCTGAAAGTCACCGGTGGTGAGGGTGCCATTGTCGGCGTACAGCTAAGTTATATGGGGTTAGTCAGACATTTGCCGGCCTCACTTCGGCCGCAGTGGATGCATCACTGTATTGACGGAAGATTAGCATTAGAAAATACCGGAAATACCCGCTTACAGTGGCATCAGTTGAAAAACTCATTGGGAGGAATAGATGATTTTAATCTCTATCCCGAGCAATTCCGACAACTGCCAATCAGCGATATACAAGGGATGATTGAGGATAAATTCTTCAGCTTGCAGTGCCCTGCTGAATAAAGATTAAGGAGCGTTATGAACATGATAAAAATAGCAGCCATTTTACTGTTGTTTCCTTGGCAAGTTGCTTCGGAAAGTATTCCACTACTTCTAGGGGATATTGACGTCAAGTTAGACGTTATCGCACAGCCCATAATTGAAGTCGAAAAACCGCAGGGCGGCTGGTATGACAATATTAAACTCCATCCTGGCTTGGAAAATCATAAAATTTATCAATCTGAAGTTCCTATAACAGTAAAGCTACGACGGCAAGAGGGGTTCCGAATTTCAATTAAAAATCCGTTGATACTAATACGTCAGACGAATAATTCTGGTGTGCCGGAAGTAGCATTCTCACCTGCTGAAATACGCTGGGGGCGTGACCGCACGGCTTTGCGGCCACTATCGGCTATCCCCGAAATATTCATCATAGATAAGGGAACAGCTCATTCGGTGGGCACTGACTATATATTGCAAATTTCAGCATTGGCTCCTGACGAGCCAGATATCGCCGGGAAATATCACGGGCAACTGACATTAATATTCGAAACAAATAGCTAAAACTCATCGTTGACTGTCATGGAGAGACACGAAATGAATACTAAGAATAAAAAATTATTAATGGGGTTATTGCTGTTAATATTGCCCCCCACTGCTATGGCTAATCCTTATTTTTATGACTATGTCCAAAACTATTCTAACTGCTCAGCAAAACTATTAGATGATGGCAGTGTGAAAGTTTCATTTCAAGCAAATTTGATTGATGGTTTATATGGTCTGACTGCGGGTGGACATCGAATAAAGTGGAAAGAGTTAATCAAAATCCCTCATGAAAACCTTAAAAACACATCATTGCACTCACGCAAGGCTCTGCTTTCCCTCTATTTTTATAATGCTGATGGCTCGCCAAATTTAAATGTTAAGCTACAAGACTTTCATGATATTTCTCTTAATGGAATTTACTATGACCGGTCGAGTAATAATATTAAAGAAATTAATTTTAATAGTCATTCGAGTGTATTTAACAACTCTCACTATTATGTGTCATTTACGATTAATGCACATGCCCTAAAAAACATCAGAATAGGTGCAACTGTGGGTGGCGTGCTCATTTCTAATAAACAAAAATACTCTTTGCTTTCTTCCAACGGCGTTTCTTTTAATCCATCAGGAAATCAATGCGAAGCTTTTGATCCTCAAGCAAATATTGCACCACAACCCCTAAAAGTTGATCCTAGATTTCGTTTAGCTACTGCAACATGGCAATTGAAAAATATCGATTTAGATAATTTACTTGATAAAACTGCCGGTGGCGGTGGCTTACATGCCCCGCTGATAAATCCAGCAGCCAATCGTTTTTGTATTAGCTATCGAGCAATAGGAATACAAAATACCCGTTATATGATCAGTGCCAGTAATATAAATGGGCTAGCGCAGAATAACCGACATTTTCAATTAAAAGAAGATAAAGGGAATAACATTATTAACTATCGAGTGATACTTAAAAATGATGAATATGCCAAAACAGATTTTTCATTGCCAGCTGATAAAAAATTCATACAGTTGAAAGCTGATAATAACACGGGTGAAGAGAAAATGTGTTGGTCACCCAAAATACGGCTTTATCGTACTGATACTACTGATAAAGGGAGTTATAGCGATACACTGAACTTTACTATCACGCCTTTAGCATAAACATATAGATAAGGCCCAGAACTGGGCCTTAAAAAATATTAATACAAAAACATTGAGACTTAACCGCCCAGATAAGCAGAACGTACCGCTTCATTCGCCAACAAAGCAGCGCCGGTATCTTCCAGAACAATGCGACCATTCTCTAGCACATACCCTCGGTCAGCCAATTTCAGCGCTTGATTGGCATTCTGTTCAACCAAGAAGATTGTCATTCCCTCTTCCCGTAGCTGTTGAATAGTATCGAATATTTGTAAAATAATAATCGGAGCCAGCCCAAGAGACGGCTCATCCAACAGCAACAATTTAGGCTGGCTCATCAATGCGCGCCCAATCGCCAACATTTGCTGTTCACCACCAGACATGGTGCCAGACCGCTGCACCCGACGTTCAAACAACCGTGGAAATAAGTCGTAAACTCGCTCAATACGCTGCTGATATTGCTGACGATCAGCAAAAAAACCACCCATAGCGAGGTTCTCTTCAACCGTCATCCGGGAAAACACCCGTCGCCCCTCCGGCACGATGGCAATCGCCTCACGCATAATACGCGCGGTCTGCCAGTTCGTAATATCCTGCTCACCGAAAATGATGCTACCTTCGGTTGCACGAGGTTCGCCACACAATGTGCCCAGGAGTGTGGTTTTACCCGCGCCATTAGCACCAATCAAGGTGACAATTTCGCCTTGTTGGATGTGCAGACTAACCTGATGCAATGCCTGAATTTTGCCGTAATGGGCGGAAACTTTATTAAATGACAACATGTTATGTTTATGCCTCGCCCGTTTTCATTTACCTAAAAATACGTTTACTTAAAAATAAGTTATTCGCCCAGATAGGCCCGGATCACATCCGGATTATTACGGATTTCTGCCGGTAAGCCCTGTGCCAACGGAGTTCCCTGATTCACCACATAAATACGATCAGAAATCCCCATCACCAATTTCATGTCATGCTCAATGAGCAATACCGAAACTTGATGTTGGTCGCGCAGCTCCATAATTAACTGATTCAGTTCATCAGTTTCTTTCGGGTTCAGGCCTGCTGCCGGTTCATCTAGCATCAATAGCTCAGGGCGGGTCACCATACAACGGGCAATTTCCAAACGCCGTTGTTGACCGTAGGCCAGATTCCCTGCCTGCCGGTTAGCCAGTTCCAATAATCCGACCCGCTCTAGCCAAGTTGCGGCACGCTCCAATGCATCGGCCTCTGCGCGCCGAAAACCCGGCGTTTTCAGCAGGCCGGCAAATACACCGCTTTTAAGATGCTGATGCTGTGCCACCAGCAAGTTCTCGACCACCGTCATTTCACGGAACAAACGCACGTGTTGGAAAGTGCGAATCACCCCCATTCGTGCAATAACCTGCCCAGGGAGCCCTTCAATATGGCGATCACGTAATTTAATTGTGCCGCCAGTCGGGCGATAAAAGCCAGTCAGGCAGTTAAAGATCGTAGTTTTACCGGCACCATTCGGGCCAATCAGTGAGACAATTTCTCCTTGATTGAGATTCAGGCCGACATTGTTCACCGCCAATAACCCGCCAAAGCGCATCGACAGCCCTTCGACCGCTAACAAAGGTTGCGTATTCATGCTTGTTCCCCCTGTTTAGCTTTGATATCGGCGACTTTCAGCTTCAATTGCGGCCGTTTCATCGGTAATAGGCCCTGCGGACGCCAGATCATCATCAACACCATCAATGCACCCAACAACAACATACTGTACGCATTGAGATCTCGCATTAACTCACGCGAAACCACCAGCAATACGGCCGCCAGAATAACCGCGAACTGTGACCCCATCCCGCCTAATACCACAATCGCCAATACAAAAGCCGACTCCACAAAAGTGAAGGACTCAGGGCTGACAAAACCTTGTCGCGCAGCAAACAGCGTGCCCGCAAAACCGGCAAAAGCAGCACTGATGGTAAACGCGGTCAGCTTGATTTTTGTCGGGCTTAAACCCAATGAGCGGCAAGCAATTTCATCTTCGCGCAGTGCTTCCCAAGCCCGGCCTAGCGGCATGCGGAGTAACCGATTAATCACAAACAGAGTCAGAACCACCAATAACAACGCCACCAGATACAGGAAAATGATGCGGTCACTTGGGTCATAAGTCAGGCCAAAGAAATTGTGGAAAGTATCCCAGCCTCCGTCTTTCGCGGTGCGGCTGAACTCTAAACCAAACAGTGTCGGTTTAGGAATTTGGCTAATCCCATTTGGTCCACCGGTGATTTCAGTATTATTGAGCAGCAAAATACGCACAATCTCACCGAAGCCCAATGTCACAATCGCCAAATAATCCCCACGTAGACGTAAAACAGGGAATCCGAGCAGGAAGCCGGACAGTGCCGCGACAATTCCCGCCAGAGGCAAACTCTCCCAGAAACCCAACCCGTAATAGTGATTCAGCAGAGCATAGGTATAAGCACCAATAGCATAAAAACCCCCGTAGCCCAGAACCAGC
It encodes the following:
- the livF gene encoding high-affinity branched-chain amino acid ABC transporter ATP-binding protein LivF, which codes for MLSFNKVSAHYGKIQALHQVSLHIQQGEIVTLIGANGAGKTTLLGTLCGEPRATEGSIIFGEQDITNWQTARIMREAIAIVPEGRRVFSRMTVEENLAMGGFFADRQQYQQRIERVYDLFPRLFERRVQRSGTMSGGEQQMLAIGRALMSQPKLLLLDEPSLGLAPIIILQIFDTIQQLREEGMTIFLVEQNANQALKLADRGYVLENGRIVLEDTGAALLANEAVRSAYLGG
- the livG gene encoding high-affinity branched-chain amino acid ABC transporter ATP-binding protein LivG, translated to MNTQPLLAVEGLSMRFGGLLAVNNVGLNLNQGEIVSLIGPNGAGKTTIFNCLTGFYRPTGGTIKLRDRHIEGLPGQVIARMGVIRTFQHVRLFREMTVVENLLVAQHQHLKSGVFAGLLKTPGFRRAEADALERAATWLERVGLLELANRQAGNLAYGQQRRLEIARCMVTRPELLMLDEPAAGLNPKETDELNQLIMELRDQHQVSVLLIEHDMKLVMGISDRIYVVNQGTPLAQGLPAEIRNNPDVIRAYLGE
- a CDS encoding high-affinity branched-chain amino acid ABC transporter permease LivM, with the protein product MKQLNFLNAIISSFVLLVLASFVMGLQLQLDGTKLIVQGASEVRWLWIGAACIVVFFFQLVRPLIQQGIKKVSGPAWVLPSFDGTTPRQKLLAAAIIIAAIAWPFLVSRGSVDIATLTLIYVMLGLGLNVVVGLSGLLVLGYGGFYAIGAYTYALLNHYYGLGFWESLPLAGIVAALSGFLLGFPVLRLRGDYLAIVTLGFGEIVRILLLNNTEITGGPNGISQIPKPTLFGLEFSRTAKDGGWDTFHNFFGLTYDPSDRIIFLYLVALLLVVLTLFVINRLLRMPLGRAWEALREDEIACRSLGLSPTKIKLTAFTISAAFAGFAGTLFAARQGFVSPESFTFVESAFVLAIVVLGGMGSQFAVILAAVLLVVSRELMRDLNAYSMLLLGALMVLMMIWRPQGLLPMKRPQLKLKVADIKAKQGEQA